One region of Gigantopelta aegis isolate Gae_Host chromosome 7, Gae_host_genome, whole genome shotgun sequence genomic DNA includes:
- the LOC121376840 gene encoding CD82 antigen-like, with protein MVAGCGANCIKYILFVFNVLFFLIGAAAVGIGIWVLVDKNYMSTLSKVTSDPAVQDYNIPGLLQSGAIILIAGGAVLIVMGFLGCCGAVKEIKCMLCLYATLLLLILVAEIAAGILVAVMKNKFETELQLNLVKNLEKNYDGNLKSGNTFSRAIDWAQVYFECCGINNYKDFENATGWTNKTTVPATCCVLTDRDKFLNGDNTATPKDSTCPGTPTGVNSYIQTSCYPKIRSWLVDKSVTVIGIAFAIAALEIFGIIFACCLMRTIGQQKG; from the exons ATGGTTGCCGGGTGCGGAGCGAACTGTATCAAATACATCCTCTTCGTCTTCAATGTCCTCTTCTTC CTGATTGGCGCTGCGGCCGTTGGCATAGGAATATGGGTTCTGGTGGACAAGAATTACATGTCGACGCTGTCGAAGGTGACGTCAGACCCGGCGGTTCAGGACTACAACATCCCCGGCCTGCTGCAAAGCGGGGCCATCATCCTGATAGCGGGCGGGGCCGTTCTCATCGTCATGGGATTCCTCGGCTGCTGCGGCGCCGTCAAGGAGATCAAGTGCATGCTCTGTTTG TATGCTACGCTGCTGCTGCTAATCCTCGTCGCGGAGATTGCCGCCGGTATACTGGTAGCCGTCATGAAGAACAAG TTCGAAACTGAATTGCAATTGAACCTGGTGAAGAACTTGGAAAAGAACTATGATGGAAATCTGAAAAGTGGAAATACATTTAGTCGAGCAATCGACTGGGCGCAAGTCTAT TTCGAGTGCTGCGGTATCAACAACTATAAAGACTTCGAGAACGCTACAGGGTGGACCAACAAAACAACGGTTCCTGCCACGTGCTGTGTTCTCACAGACAGGGATAAATTCCTGAACGGCGACAACACGGCAACACCTAAAGACTCGACTTGTCCAGGCACGCCTACAGGTGTAAATTCCTATATACAGACG TCATGCTATCCGAAAATCAGAAGCTGGCTCGTTGACAAGTCTGTCACTGTCATTGGAATTGCCTTCGCCATTGCCGCTCTGGAG